The sequence CTTGCCTGACCGCGCCGACAGTGAACGCAGCTGGACGGTGACGCGGCAGGAGATCGAAGCGCGTAACTTTGACCTCAAGGCGGTCAATCCCCATCGCAAAAACGACGAGGACACGCGCACGCCGGAGGAGCTGATCGAGCTGATCCGCGCCAAAGGCCGGGAAGTCGAAGAGGCGCTGGCGGCGTTGTCGGCTCAGAATGAAAGATGATCGACTCGGATGCATCTGAAGCTGCTTGAATGGATCTTGCTGCCCTGCTGGTCCGGCGAGTGTAAAAGCATCGCAGACTGGTTCATGGAGGAGCGAAGCATTGAGAGCATGAAGGTAATTGAGGCGTAAGCATGAATCCTGCACTATCTATGCCGCGTGAACAAATCGCAGCTTTTTGTCGAAAACACGGCATTCGACGACTGGCGATTTTCGGATCGGCGCTGCGGGGGGATTTTCGTCCCGACAGCGATGTGGTTGTGTTGGTTGAATTTAATCCGAACCGCATTCTCACGCTGTTCAAGATCGCCGCTATGGAACGGGAATTATCGCTAATTTTCAGCGGCAGGAAGGCGGACTTGCGTACGCCGCAGGATCTCAGTCGCTATTTTCGCCGACAAGTCATGGAGGATGCAGACGTGCAATATGCGGAGGGATGACCGAGTAAGCTTTCGTCTTTAATTGCCGTTGCCAAGATCAAAGGTTGAAATGACCAACCCTCTTTTCCATTTTCACGTGAACAATCAAGACGTTTTGGTTTCAAGTATTTCCTGCTTTCATTTATAATTGACCCCTTCCAAACTCGTCAAAAAATTTGAAATTTGTAGTTATCGTTCCAATGCTCCTCATCGACAAACGGTTTTGGAATCCCCCTGGTTGTTCAAATTCACATTTAAGATTTGTAATGGTCAAAGGCGGGTTGCATGCAAAAGCTGTTGCGATAGCGTTAAAGCCCCCATAGTTTACAATTTGTATTTAATCCAAGATTTCTCTATATTGAAAAAAGTTAACACAAAATTAACACAGTCATGTCCAAAAATGCCAATAAGTTCCAAGCCGTTTGGGCTTTGGTGCTTTTGATTTCACTTCCAATTTACGGTCAACAGACGCCCTTTCGCGGCGTGCCGAGCAAAATTCCCGGCATCATCGAGGCGGAGGACTATGACCTTGGCGGCGAGGGCATAGCCTACCATGACGTTGACCTCGAAAACCAGGGCGGTGCTTATCGGCCGCGCGAAGCCGTAGACGTCGAGACGTCGAGCGAGCACGGCTACAACATCGGCTGGATTCAGCCCGGCGAATGGGTCGAGTACACCGTCGACGTGCAGACGGCCGGCGTGTACCGCATCGACGTGCGCACCGCCGCCGAAAGCGCGCCTGGGGCCTTTCACCTCGAGCTCGATCGCTTTAATTTGACCGGCACAGTCACCGCGCCGGTCACCCGCGGCTGGCAGACCTGGACGACCGTCTCCATTCCCAATATTTTTCTCCGCCAGGGCCAAGGCGTGCTGCGGCTCTATATGGAATCGGCCAATTTCAACGTCAATTACCTCCAGTTCACTCTGGTCAAGGTCACCCAGCCGCCGACCGTGACTCTCACCTCGCCCTTGGACGGCGCCCGATTGTTTGCCGGCGATGTTGTCACTCTTTCCGCAAGCGCAAGCGACCCGGACGGCACCGTGCGGTATGTCGAGTTTTTCGTTGACGGGACGCTGATTGCCAAGGATACTGATGCGCCGTACGCCGTCGAGTGGCGGCCGAAGCGTACCGGCAAGTGCGTGCTGCAGGCGCGCGCCGCGGACAACGACGGCGGTTCGGCGCTGTCGCAGCCGGTGACGGTGGAAGTGAAATTCCCGAACTATTCTCCCGGCCCGAATTTTTCCGTTGAGCGCGGTTTTTATGAAAAACCCTTTGATTTGCAGATTTCCACGGACATTCCGGGAGCCGTCATCCGCTATTCACTGGACTGCTCCAATCCCGTCGCCTCGCCGACCGCCAAGCAGGCCGGATCCACGGTGGTCGTTCGCATCGACCCGCAGAGCCGCACCGATCGCGGCGATA comes from candidate division KSB1 bacterium and encodes:
- a CDS encoding nucleotidyltransferase family protein — protein: MNPALSMPREQIAAFCRKHGIRRLAIFGSALRGDFRPDSDVVVLVEFNPNRILTLFKIAAMERELSLIFSGRKADLRTPQDLSRYFRRQVMEDADVQYAEG
- a CDS encoding N-6 DNA methylase; this encodes LPDRADSERSWTVTRQEIEARNFDLKAVNPHRKNDEDTRTPEELIELIRAKGREVEEALAALSAQNER